The following are encoded together in the Pseudomonas xantholysinigenes genome:
- the kdsB gene encoding 3-deoxy-manno-octulosonate cytidylyltransferase produces the protein MSLDFTVVIPARLRSTRLPGKPLLPIAGKPMVQHVWEQARKSGAARVVIATDDASIVEACQAFGAEVLLTRAEHESGTDRLAEVAVQLGLAADAIIVNVQGDEPLIPPVIIDQVAANLAAHPQASIATLAEPIHAPETIFNPNAVKVVSDKHGLALTFSRAPLPWARDTFAKNRDQLPEGVPYRRHIGMYAYRVGFLQDFVAWGPCWLEQTESLEQLRALWHGVRIHVADAIEAPAVGVDTPEDLERVRRLLEA, from the coding sequence ATGAGCCTGGACTTCACCGTGGTGATTCCCGCCCGGTTGCGTTCCACGCGCCTGCCGGGCAAGCCATTGCTGCCGATCGCCGGCAAGCCGATGGTCCAGCATGTGTGGGAGCAGGCGCGCAAGAGCGGCGCCGCGCGGGTGGTCATCGCCACCGACGATGCCAGCATCGTCGAGGCCTGCCAGGCGTTCGGCGCCGAGGTGCTGCTGACCCGCGCCGAGCATGAGTCGGGCACCGATCGCCTGGCCGAAGTCGCCGTCCAGTTGGGGTTGGCCGCCGACGCCATCATCGTCAACGTGCAAGGCGACGAGCCGCTGATTCCCCCGGTGATCATCGATCAGGTGGCGGCCAACCTGGCCGCGCATCCGCAAGCCAGTATCGCCACCCTGGCCGAGCCGATCCACGCCCCGGAAACCATTTTCAACCCCAACGCGGTCAAGGTGGTCAGCGACAAGCACGGCCTGGCCCTGACCTTCAGCCGCGCGCCGCTGCCCTGGGCCCGCGACACTTTCGCCAAAAACCGCGACCAGCTGCCGGAGGGCGTGCCTTACCGCCGCCATATCGGCATGTATGCCTACCGCGTGGGCTTCCTCCAGGACTTCGTCGCCTGGGGCCCGTGCTGGCTGGAGCAGACCGAATCGCTGGAGCAGCTGCGCGCTCTGTGGCACGGCGTGCGCATCCATGTCGCCGACGCCATCGAAGCACCGGCTGTGGGTGTGGATACCCCTGAAGATCTGGAGCGCGTACGGCGCTTGCTGGAGGCTTGA
- a CDS encoding Trm112 family protein — MDTKLLDILACPITKGPLKLSADKTELISKGAGLAYPIRDGIPVMLESEARTLTDEERLDK, encoded by the coding sequence ATGGACACCAAACTGCTCGATATCCTGGCCTGCCCGATCACCAAGGGCCCGCTCAAGCTCAGCGCCGACAAGACCGAGCTGATCAGCAAGGGCGCGGGCCTGGCCTACCCGATCCGCGACGGCATCCCGGTGATGCTGGAAAGCGAGGCGCGTACCCTGACCGACGAAGAGCGCCTGGACAAATGA
- a CDS encoding low molecular weight protein-tyrosine-phosphatase: MRVLFVCLGNICRSPTAEGVLRHQLEAAGLGDVVQVASAGTGDWHVGKAPDSRTCKAALARGYDLSRQRAQQVKAGHFNEYDLVLAMDKSNLGNLQALRPHNAKGELDLFLRRYGAALEEVPDPYYGGAEGFEQVLDLIEVACRELVVEIKGRL; this comes from the coding sequence ATGCGCGTCCTGTTCGTCTGCCTCGGTAATATCTGCCGTTCGCCAACCGCCGAAGGTGTGTTGCGTCACCAACTCGAGGCCGCGGGCCTGGGTGATGTGGTGCAGGTAGCCTCTGCCGGTACCGGCGACTGGCATGTCGGCAAGGCGCCCGACAGCCGCACCTGCAAGGCTGCCTTGGCCCGTGGCTATGACCTGTCGCGTCAGCGCGCGCAGCAGGTCAAGGCGGGGCATTTCAATGAGTACGACCTGGTCCTGGCCATGGACAAGAGCAACCTGGGCAACCTGCAGGCGCTGCGCCCGCACAACGCCAAGGGCGAGCTCGACCTGTTCCTGCGCCGCTATGGAGCGGCCTTGGAGGAAGTGCCGGACCCTTACTACGGCGGTGCCGAAGGTTTCGAGCAGGTCCTGGACCTGATCGAGGTGGCCTGTCGCGAGCTGGTCGTGGAAATCAAGGGGCGGTTATGA